A region of the Anolis sagrei isolate rAnoSag1 chromosome 4, rAnoSag1.mat, whole genome shotgun sequence genome:
ctgataccagatgagagactcccccctgggcacatagaggactgggcgacttggaaggcattgaacagtggatgtggctcttaatgagacatgccgcattatcatggggtgtctgcgccccacaccactggagaaattacgcggcttagccaatattgcatcacctgacatccgccgggaagtagcagccaatagtgaaaggaccaaggcagagacatctccagctcatcccctgtttgggtatcagccagcacgtcaacgacttaaatctagaaatagttttctaagatctacagagacactcgctggaacacctcagcaagcgagagtccaaaagtggcaggctcaaacccagaacctcaaccaatggctgataccagatgagagactcccacctgggcacacagaggactgggcgacttggaaggcgatgaacagactgcgctctggcaccacgagatgcagagccaaccttcagaaatggggccacaaagtggaatccttgacatgcgagtgcggagaagagcaaaccactgaccacctgctgcaatgcaacctgagccctgccacatgcacaatggaggaccttcttgcagcaacaccagaggcactccaagtggccagagactggtcaaaggacatttaatcaactaccaaactcacaaattttgtattttgtctgtttgtttgctttgttctgttagaaatgtaatataatcgactggttgatctgacatgacaaaaaaaaaattcgttcagtcatctccgactcttcgtgacttcatggaccaagcctggccagagctccctgttggccgtcaccacccccagctccttcaaggtcagtccagtcccttcaaggagaccatccatccatccatcttgtccttggttggcccctcttcctttttccttccattttccccagcattattgtcctccctaagctttcctttcttctcatgatgtggccaaaggacttctagGAAGAattcggcccttcttcctttttccttccattttccccagcattattgtcttctctaagctttcctttcttctcataatgtggccaaaggacttctagGAAGAattcggcccttcttcctttttccttccattttccccaacattattgtcttctctaagctttcctttcttctcatgatgtggccaaaggacttctaggagttgtagtttggagaggcactagCAATCTTGAGCAGAGAAGACTaaatgccttgtaaaactacaactcccagagtacCCATCCCAGCAGGGAAATGTTCCCAAATATGCCTTGTTTTTTGGGAGATTTAAGTGGCTTGAGAACATCTCAAGCGCAAGGAAGGAAATGACCAAGGGCCATGATGCCATCTCCTCTAGAACCAGTTGGATCCAAGCTGCCATTGGCTGCCCAGGAGGTGGTCTTGGACCACCTCCCAGTCCCAGTAATAAAGCTGGACATTTCCACTGGGCACAGgtggtgtcagaggagtcaccagcATTCTTCAACATTTGTGGAGGAGGGAGATTTCAATGGCTCAAAACCAATCTCAAGCCAACAGCTCTATGATACCAAATATCTTTCAATTCGTGAGGTCCAAGGTGCCAGCCTTTCACTGGTCACCTGGAAACTAAATATAGTCAGGATTCCTTCATCTTTCCTGCTCAAGTCTTGGATGCAGAAGCAAGTAGCAGTAGATATCACTCCATCAGCCTTGGATGCACCTATTCCTTTGCCCAGCAATGGAATAAGCAGGAAAGAAGACAtctttggggagagagagagacagagagagagagaaggaggaggaggaggagctggagctgacagagggagctcacccagacGTTTTGAtattctaccatccttgtgggaggcttctcccttgtccccgcatggggagctggagctgacagagggagctcacccagatgttttgatattctaccatccttgtgggaggcttctctcttgtccctgcatggagagctggagctgacagaaggagctcacccagatgttttgatattctaccatccttgtgggaggcttctctcttgtccccacacagggagctggagctgacagaaggagctcacccagatgttttgatattctaccacccttgtgggaggcttcccccttgtccccgcatggggagctggagctgacaaagggagctcacccagatgttttgatattctaccatccttgtgggaggcttctctcttgtccccgcatggggagctggagctgacagagggagctcacccagatGCTTTGATactctaccatccttgtgggaggcatctctcttgtccccgcatggggagctggagctgacagagggagctcacccagatgttttgatattctaccatccttgtgggaggcttctctcttgtccccgcatggggagctggagctgacagagggagctcacccagatgttttgatattctaccatccttgtgggagtctggggagctggagctgacagagggagctcacccagatgttttgatattctaccatccctgtgggaggcttctctcttgtccccgcatggggagctggagctaacagagggagctctccccagattcaaacctgtgacatgtcggtcttcagtcctgccggcacagaagtttaacccactgcaccactgggggctccttatcaCCAAGAGATGCCAACTGACCATTATGGGCACCTACGTCCTGCAAATGGCCAAGACCCAGTTGGAGGAAGGGTCAAAGGGATGCAAATTTCATAGAAAtttcatagaaccaaagagttggaagagacctcctgggccatcatccagtccaaccccattctgccaagaagcaggaatattgcattcaaagcacccctgacagatggccatccagcctctgtttcaaagcttccaaagaaggagccttcaccacactccggggcagagagttccactgctgaacggctctcacagtcaggaagttcttcctcacgactaaaatgataaaaggtctggagaacaagccctatgaggagcggcttaaggagctgggcatgtttagcctgaagaagagaaggctgagaggggatatgatagccatgtataactatgtgagaggaagccacagggaggaggagggagcaagcttcctttctgcttccctggagactaggacgcagtggaacaatggcttcaaactacaagagaggagattccacctgaacatgaggaagaacttcctgactgtgagagccgttcagcagtggaactctctgccccagagtgtggtggaggctccttctttggaagctttgaaacagaggctggatggccatctgtcaggggtgatttggatgcgatattcctgcttcttggcagaatggggttggactggatggtccaggaggtctcttccaactcttggattctatgattctatgattctaagaagcaggaatattgcatttaaatcacccctgacagatggccatccgacctctgtttaaaagcttccaaagaaggagcctccaccacactccggtggcagagagttccactgctgaacggctctcacagtcaggaagttcttcctcatgtcttcCTTTAGTCCTCCCATTCTTGAAGATGGTGTGGAGAGAGATTTCAGTTTCACAGCTCAGAAAAATACTTGAGCCAAGGCACCTGTGGATTTTGCAATCAAGGACGAAGTTCCCTGCTGCCATCCTTGTGTGCGGAGTCTCTCTGGTTTTGCTCTGCTGGAGTGGGTTGCCACTTCCTGGTTTGCACCTGCGACACCTGATCCGCCCTCCTGCGCATTGGGCAATCTCTCAAGGAGGGAGCCTGGCGAGGcctgttcctctctctctctatccatcacctccctcccttccttccttcgctccctctcgTCTTTCCTCACTTCCTCGCTCCGTCCCTCTCCAAGTCACACCTGTAAGGAGAGCTTAAAGCTTGGCCTGGGGCAGGTAGAGCCCATTCGGCTGACCATCGCCATGAAGCCCAGGAGTCCCAAAAGCAGCAGCACTCAGCTCCTCTTCCTCTCGCTTGTGGCACTCTCCATCTTTGGCGTTCAGCGGGTGGATGCCTCCGAGCAGAACAACGTCACAGGTGGGTGAAAGAGGACAACACCAGCCCACCTGGCTCCACTCTGGAGAGATAGGCCTAACCAAACCTGGATGCCGTTTTCATCCATTTCCATCCATTTGGAAAGCAAACTCCTGGGAGGTTTGTCCAGGCTAGCCTCCTGCTTTGCCCTTCCTCCTGAGgatcttttggaaaggcatccTTGACCTGTTGGCGTGCCAAGAGGGAACCAACCTGGCAAGGTGGCAAGGACAATAGACCTTGCCAGGATTTTCCTCTCTCGGCATGCCAACGGTCCAGGGAGGCTCCTGCGAGAGCAATGCCAACCCTTTTGCCTTCATTTGCAGTTGCGACAGGAAAAGCGGGCACCTGCCCCGAAAACACAGAGGTGGTGACGCCCAGCGTGAACTGCACAGCAGAATGCCAGTCGGACGCCAACTGTCAAGGGAATGCGAAGTGCTGCCCGTCAGGCTGCAATGTGGTTTGCCGGATCCCAGATGGTAATGCTTCTCTTGTCCACATGTGGACACACACTTTCTGGTAATCTCTCCAATCCCAGATTCCACTCTCAACAGTAGGAAGATGAAGAATCATACAATTGgatgagacccccaagggccatccagtcccaccccttgGCAAGCAGGGAGACATGGACACACACTTTCTGGTAATCTCTCCAATCCCAGTTTCCACTCTCAACAGTAGGAAGTTGAAGGATCATACAATTGgatgagacccccaagggccatccagtccaaccccttggcaAGGAGGCACCATCCAATTCCTCTAGAGAAGGAGGCTCTACCAGATTCCCAGGCATTTGGAACATCTCTAACAACTAGGAagttggttgttgtgagttttccaggctgtctgactatgttccagaagcattctctcctgatgtttcacctgcatctatggcaaccatcctcagaggttgcgaagtctgttggaaactaggaaaatgagatttatatatctgtggaataatgtccagggtgggagaaagaactcttttctaggttcttgtggggtttttgggctatatggccatgttctagaggcattttctcctgacgttttgcctgcatctatggcaagcatcctcagagatagtgaggtctgttggaactaggaaaaagggtttatatatctgtggaatgactggggtggggcaaagagctcttctctgctggagctaggtgtgaatctttcaactgaccaccttcattagcattagatggcctggctgagcctggggaatcttttgttgagaggtgttaagatgtgcctggttgtttcctctctgctgttttttttttttttttttgtctgtctattttgtcttgtcttgtctgttggaggtaggtgtgactgtttcaattagccaccttgattagcatttaatgacctagccgtttcaaggtgtggcttcttactgcttggcagaatcctttgttgggaggtgattatagaatcatagagttggaagagacttcatgggccatccagtccaaccccctgccaagaagcaggaatattgtggttctttatttactgttatgattttagagttttttaatactggtagccagattgtgttcattttcatggtttcctcctttctgttgaaattgtccacatgcttcttgtgtatttcaatggcttttctgtgtggtctgacatggtggttgtgagagtggtccagcatttctgtgttctcaaatcatctgctgtgtccaagttggttcctcaggtgctctgctatggctgatttctctggttgaaggagtctgcagtgcctttcttgatttgtgtgttgggcaatgctcctgcgtgtggtggtccctctgtagacttcttgtccacagctgcatggtacacggtagactcctgcagaagtgagaggatccctcttgtcctttgctgaatgaagcattggctggattttcttggtgggtctgcagatagtttgtatgttgtgtttcctcatccgctttcctctgcggtcagtggttcccttggtgtgtggcaagaacacttttcctctgggtggatctttgcctTGACTcttgtgcagtggttctcaacctgggggtcaggacccctaggagggggtgtcagatgggtcaccaaagaccatcagaaaacaaagtattttctaggttcttgtggggttttcgggctatatggccatgttctagaggcattttctcctgacatttcgcctgcatctatggcaagtattttctgttggttatgggggttctgcatgggaagtttgggccaattctatcactggcggggttcagaatactctttgattataggtgaactataaatcccagcaactataactcccaactgtcaatgcctattttccccaaatgccaccattgttcacatttgggcatattgagtattcttgccaagtttggtccatttccatcactgtttgagtccacagtgctctctggatgtaggtgaactacatctccaaaactcaaggtcaatggccatcaaacccttccagtatattctgttgatcatgggagtactgtgtgccaagtttggttcaattgtatcactggtgaagttcagaatgctctttgattgtaggtgaactataaatgaaagcaactacaactcccaaatgacataatcaatccctcgcccaatcccagtagtattcaaatttgggtgttttgggtatttgtgccaaatttggtccagtgaataaaaatacatcctgcacattggatatttgcattacagttcataacagtagcaaaattacagttatgacgcagaaacgaaaataatgttatggttgggggtcaccacaacatgaggaaaaagccaatgggattttggcctgcattaataggagcctagtgtctagatctagggaagtaatgctccccatgctctattcttccttggttagaccacacctggaatattgtgtccaattctgggcaccacaattcaagagagatattgacaagctggaatatgtccagaggagggcgactcaaatgatcaagggtctgaagaacaagccctatgaggagcagcttaaggagctgggcatgtttagcctgaagaagagaaggctgagaggggatatgatagccatgtataaatatgtgagaggaagtcacagggaggaggagggagcaagcttgttttctgcttccttggagactaggacacgatggaacaatggcttcaaactacaagagaggagattccatctgaacatgaggaagaacttcctgactgtgagagccgttcagcagtggaactctctgccccggggggagtgtggtggaggctccttctttggaagctgtgaagcagaggctggatggccatctgtcaggggtgctttgaatgcaatattcctgcttcttggcagaatggggttggactggatggcccaggaggtctcttccaactctaggattttaggattctatgactgtgagagccattcagcagtggaactctctgccccggagtgtggtggaggctccttctttggaagctttgaaacagaggctggatggccatctgtcaggggtgatttgaatgcgatattcctgcttcttggcagaatggggttggagtggatggcccaggaggtcttttccaactctaggattttaggattctatgactgtgagagccattcagcagtggaactctctgccccagagtgtggtggaggctccttctttagaagcttttaaacaaaggctggatggccatctgtcaggggtgatttgaatgcgatattcctgcttcttggcagaatggggttggactggatggcccatgaggtctcttccaactcttggattctatgattctatgattcatgtcttCCTTTAGTCCTCCCATTCTTGAAGATGGtgtggagagggagagagatttcAGTTCCATAGCTCAGAAAATACTTGAGTCAAGGCACCTGTGGATTTTGCAATCAAGGACGAAGTTCTGTGACATCCTTGTGTGTGGAGTCTCTCTGGTTTTGCTCTGCTGGAGTGTGTTGCCACTTCCTGGTTTGCACCTGCGACACCTGATCCGCCCTCCTGCGCATTGGGCAATCTCTCAAGGAGGGAGCCTGGCGAggcctgttctctctctctctattcatcacctcccttccttccttccttcgctccctctcgtctttcctcacttcctcgctccctccctctccaAGTCACACCTGGAAGGAGAGCTTCAAGCTTGGCCTGGGGCAGGTAGAGCCCCATTCGGCCGGCCATCGCCATGAAGCCCAGGAGTCCCAAAAGCAGCAGCACTCAGCTCCTCTTCCTCTCGCTTGTGGCACTCTCCATCTTTGGCGTTCAGCGGGTGGATGCCTCCGAGCAGAACAACGTCACAGGTGGGTGAAAGAGGACAACACCAGCCCACCTGGCTCCACTCTGGAGAGATAGGCCTAACCAAACCTGGATGCCGTTTTCATCCATTTCCATCCATTTGGAAAGCAAACTCCTGGGAGGTTTGTCCAGGCTAGCCTCCTGCTTTGCCCTTCCTCCTGAGgatcttttggaaaggcatccTTGACCTGTTGGCGTGCCAAGAGGGAACCAACCTGGCAAGGTGGCAAGGACAATAGACCTTGCCAGGATTTTCCTCTCTCGGCATGCCAACGGTCCAGGGAGGCTCCTGCGAGAGCAATGCCAACCCTTTTGCCTTCATTTGCAGTTGCGACAGGAAAAGCGGGCACCTGCCCCGAAAACACAGAGGTGGTGACGCCCAGCGTGAACTGCACGGCAGAATGCCAGTCGGACGCCAACTGTCAAGGGAATGCGAAGTGCTGCCCGTCAGGCTGCAATGTGGTTTGCCGGATCCCAGATGGTAATGCTTCTCTTGTCCACATACGGACACACACTTTCTCTCTAATCCCAGATTCCACTCTCAACAGTAGGAAGATGAAGAAACatacaattggaagagacccccaagggccatccagtccaaccccttggcaaggagacaccatccaatccctctagAGAAGGAGGCTCTACCAGATTCCCAAGCATTTCGAACATCTCTAACAACTAGgaagttgttgtgagttttaatCCCTCTACCAGATTCCCAAGCATTTGGAACACCTCTAACAACTAGGaagtaggttgttgtgagttttccctgctgtctggctatgttccagaagcattctctcctgacctttcacctgcatctgtggcaggcatccccagagattgtggagtctgttggaaactaggaaaatgggatttatatatctgtggaatgtccaaggtgggagaatgagctcttgtctgttggagttaggtgtgactgtttcaattagccaccttgattagcatttaatggtctagcagtttcaaggtctgacttcttactgcctggcggaatcctttgttgggaggcaggcccgtagccaggattttgattcggggggggggggctgagtctgagtgaaagagggtc
Encoded here:
- the LOC137096872 gene encoding waprin-Phi1-like; this encodes MKPRSPKSSSTQLLFLSLVALSIFGVQRVDASEQNNVTVATGKAGTCPENTEVVTPSVNCTAECQSDANCQGNAKCCPSGCNVVCRIPDGNASLVHMWTHTFW
- the LOC132772703 gene encoding waprin-Phi1-like, with the translated sequence MKPRSPKSSSTQLLFLSLVALSIFGVQRVDASEQNNVTVATGKAGTCPENTEVVTPSVNCTAECQSDANCQGNAKCCPSGCNVVCRIPDEKPGSCRHASIGISQLGLCRDTCQKDSQCTGALKCCTNGCGKKSCSDPVA